From a single Maylandia zebra isolate NMK-2024a linkage group LG3, Mzebra_GT3a, whole genome shotgun sequence genomic region:
- the LOC112431610 gene encoding uncharacterized protein LOC112431610: MSSTQKDQHGARSQRSQEADKPHRRKGEKTYSCDECGKDFTRAGDLKRHQVIHSGVKPYSCDLCGKSFTHAGNLKKHQLIHSGFKPYSCDLCGKSFTQTGHLKRHQVIHSGVKPYSCDLCGKSFTHAGNLKKHQLIHSGFKPYSCNLCGKSFTQTGHLKKHQLIHSEVKPHSCDLCGKSFTQAGHLKKHQLIHTGVKPYKCDLCGKSFTQAGHLKTHQLIHTGVKPYNCDLCGKDFTWALTLKKHQLIHSGVKPYSCDLCGKSFTQAGNLKAHQLIHTGVKPYSCDLCGKDFTWALSLKKHQVIHSGVKPYICDLCGKSFTQAGNLKTHKLIHSGVKAYNCDLCGKSFTHAGSLKTHQLIHSGFKPYNCDLCGKSFTQAGNLKTHKLIHSGVKAYNCDLCGKSFTHAGHLKNHQIIHSEVKAYSCDLCGKSFKFPHQLNKHQQIHTRK, from the coding sequence aacctacagctgtgatgagtgCGGGAAGGATTTTACCCGGGCTGGAgacttaaaaagacaccaagtcatccacagtggagttaaaccttacagctgtgacttgtgtggaaagtcttttacccacgctggaaatttaaaaaaacaccaactcatccacagtggatttaaaccttacagctgcgacttgtgtggaaagtcttttacccagacTGGAcacttaaaaagacaccaagtcatccacagtggagttaaaccttacagctgtgacttgtgtggaaagtcttttacccacgctggaaacttaaaaaaacaccaactcatccacagtggatttaaaccttacagctgcaacttgtgtggaaagtcttttacccagactggacacttaaaaaaacaccaactcatccacagtgaagTTAAACctcacagctgtgacttgtgtggaaagtcttttacccaggctggacacttaaaaaaacaccaactcatccacactggagttaaaccttacaaatgtgacttgtgtggaaagtcttttacccaggctggacacttaaaaacacaccaactcatccacactggagttaaaccttacaactgtgacttgtgtgggaaggattttacCTGGGCTCTAaccctaaaaaaacaccaactcatccacagtggagttaaaccatacagctgtgacttgtgtggaaagtcttttacccaggctggaaaCTTAAAagcacaccaactcatccacactggagttaaaccttacagctgtgacttgtgtgggaaggattttacCTGGGCTCTAagcctaaaaaaacaccaagtcatccacagtggagttaaaccttacatctgtgacttgtgtggaaagtcttttacccaggctggaaacttaaaaacacacaaactcatccacagtggagttaaagcgtacaacTGTGAcctgtgtggaaagtcttttacccatgctggaagcttaaaaacacaccaactcatccacagtggatttaaaccttacaactgtgacttgtgtggaaagtcttttacccaggctggaaacttaaaaacacacaaactcatccacagtggagttaaagcgtacaacTGTGAcctgtgtggaaagtcttttacccatgCTGGACACTTAAAAAACCACCAAATCATCCACAGTGAAGTTAAAGcctacagctgtgacttgtgtggaaagtcttttaaatTTCCACATCAGCTGAAtaaacaccaacagatccacacaaGGAAgtaa
- the LOC106676564 gene encoding bifunctional phosphoribosylaminoimidazole carboxylase/phosphoribosylaminoimidazole succinocarboxamide synthetase-like — protein MIPVEWVCRRVATGSFLKRNPGVKEGYRFSPLKMEMFFKDDANNDPQWSEEQLLEAKLCLAGLTIGQCEVDIMSRSTLAIFEMVEKAWATQNCSLVDMKIEFGVSVKSREIVLADVIDNDSWRLWPAGDRSQQTDKQVYRELKEVTPEAMQMVKRSFEWVSERVKLLLEPQASSRVVLLMGSISDVAHCEKIRKACASYGIPCVLRVTSAHKGPDETLRIKAEYEGDGIPTVFVAVAGRSNGLGPVMSGNTAYPVISCPPLTPDWGPQDVWSSLRTPSGLGCSTVLSPEACAQFAAQILGLRDHLVWCKLRASMLNTWVSLKLADKKLQACSL, from the exons ATGATACCCGTTGAGTGGGTGTGTCGCAGGGTGGCGACTGGATCTTTCCTCAAGAGGAATCCAGGAGTCAAAGAGGGCTACCGCTTTTCTCCTCTAAAGATGGAGATGTTCTTTAAA GATGATGCCAACAATGATCCTCAGTGGTCAGAGGAGCAGCTGCTGGAGGCCAAACTGTGTCTGGCTGGGCTCACTATTGGTCAGTGTGAGGTGGACATAATGAGCCGCAGCACTCTGGCCATTTTTGAGATGGTGGAGAAGGCCTGGGCCACTCAGAACTGCTCCCTGGTGGACATGAAG ATTGAATTTGGCGTCAGTGTGAAAAGTCGAGAGATTGTGCTCGCTGACGTGATTGACAACGATTCGTGGAGGCTTTGGCCAGCTGGAGATCGGAGCcagcaaacagacaaacag GTGTACAGAGAGCTGAAGGAAGTGACCCCAGAGGCAATGCAGATGGTGAAGAGGAGTTTTGAGTGGGTCTCTGAAAGGGTCAAG TTGCTGCTGGAGCCCCAGGCAAGCAGCAGGGTGGTGCTTTTAATGGGCTCCATCTCAGACGTGGCCCATTGTGAAAAGATAAGAAAGGCGTGCGCCTCCTACGGGATCCCCTGTGTCCTCAGAGTCACCTCGGCACACAAGGGTCCAGATGAGACGCTCCGCATTAAAGCTGAATATGAAG GTGATGGCATACCCACTGTGTTCGTGGCTGTGGCTGGGAGGAGTAACGGCCTCGGCCCAGTGATGTCTGGTAACACGGCTTACCCTGTGATCAGCTGCCCTCCTCTCACTCCAGACTGGGGACCACAAGATGTCTGGTCATCCCTCCGCACGCCAAGTG GTCTTGGCTGCTCCACCGTGTTGTCTCCTGAAGCTTGTGCTCAGTTTGCAGCGCAGATCTTGGGGTTGAGGGACCACCTGGTGTGGTGCAAACTGAGGGCATCCATGCTCAACACCTGGGTGTCTCTCAAGCTGGCTGACAAGAAGTTACAGGCCTGCAGCCTCTGA